A portion of the Bdellovibrio bacteriovorus genome contains these proteins:
- a CDS encoding efflux RND transporter permease subunit: MSPALLSVRHPIFIMSLVILMLTLGTMSLKSLPIDLYPDVSLPTVVVYTTYSGAGPQEIETEITRVLEDQVATISGVQKVSSQNMESVSMLIIEFSLKTNLNFAEQEVRAKVQNALRDLPDDVDMPVIRKVSPSDAPIMSIALQSDIPDGQLYDLAKETISPQFEQVYQVGQVDIIGGRKREIHVSLSRDRLNGTDVSATSIAEALRSGGRNIPAGKIDVGNTQFSFRTLGQYQSIDEIGGTVLRLADVYHPITIGTVGKIQDTLEDEKTRSRLNGKKSLVFSVFRQSGANSVKVADDVRAKVLKINEDLKSKNIPAEMKVIQDTSKRIRDNVYDVYESILFGVILTVIVVYFFLGSMKSTLITGFALPNSLLGACIVMGIFGFSINIMSLLAMSLVVGLLVDDAIVVRENIFRKLEAGLSPKKAAVVGTNEVTLAVVATTLTILAVFGPIGNLQGIVGQFFKQFGLTICFAMIVSLFDGLFVAPALSAYVAGTHSHHPPTNRFARWNHNMLKAFDRFQVWLEKGYVTTLRWALGHPIKTIVGAIGIFIFSIFIASRVPFTFLPAQDNGEFYVQFELAPGASLDGTDYVGHQLEERARKFPEVEDILTTIGSGNQESHKGSLFVRLVPSKKRTKNTTAMKAELREAFKGLEKYNVIVTDNPGQQNSRQFNVNIVGQNMTELIEYSEKVLAYLKSNPSLSQPDSSYRAGKPEFQVQLKRDIAQASGVTLTSIGMELRTLIEGQTPAIYRENGVNYDVRVRLRPEERDLRNQFSTLKVPNLSQRLVPLANVANLKEAQGPSVILRENRNRYVQLSADITPGGKGLGGVISELKTLSQGELKPPAGVSFSFVGEAERFAELMTNILVSLGLGVMFIFLVLASLYGSFITPFTIMSVIPLAACGAFISLFVTRSSFDLFSMIGCVMLMGLATKNSILLIDSAAEQQRHGADVKEALVKAGETRLRPIIMTSLALIAGMVPVAIGLNEASKSRTSLGIVVIGGTISSTLLTLYVIPALHIYVDRFQNWFMKHYRRIFGHDETVV, encoded by the coding sequence ATGTCACCAGCTTTATTATCCGTACGCCATCCTATTTTTATTATGTCTTTAGTGATTCTCATGCTTACGCTGGGAACGATGTCATTAAAGAGTCTCCCAATTGATCTTTATCCAGACGTGAGTCTTCCGACCGTGGTTGTTTACACGACCTACTCGGGAGCTGGTCCCCAAGAGATCGAAACGGAAATCACCCGAGTTTTAGAAGATCAAGTTGCCACTATCAGTGGGGTGCAAAAAGTTTCTTCGCAAAACATGGAAAGCGTTTCGATGTTGATCATCGAGTTCTCGCTTAAAACCAATTTGAACTTTGCCGAACAAGAAGTGCGCGCCAAAGTTCAAAATGCTTTGCGGGATCTGCCGGATGATGTGGATATGCCGGTGATTCGTAAGGTCAGTCCTTCCGATGCGCCGATCATGTCGATTGCTTTGCAGTCAGATATTCCTGATGGCCAGCTTTATGATTTGGCCAAAGAAACTATTTCACCGCAATTCGAACAGGTCTATCAAGTAGGTCAGGTTGATATTATCGGGGGACGTAAGCGTGAAATCCATGTCAGTCTCAGCCGCGACCGCTTAAATGGTACGGACGTATCGGCGACAAGTATCGCGGAAGCCTTACGCAGTGGTGGACGCAACATTCCGGCGGGTAAAATTGATGTTGGTAATACGCAGTTTTCATTTAGAACCTTAGGACAATATCAATCCATTGACGAAATCGGCGGAACGGTTTTACGTCTGGCGGACGTGTATCATCCGATCACAATCGGGACGGTCGGGAAAATTCAAGACACGCTAGAGGATGAAAAAACGCGCAGCCGTTTGAACGGCAAAAAATCATTGGTATTTAGCGTCTTTCGTCAATCCGGCGCCAACTCTGTTAAAGTGGCTGATGATGTGCGCGCGAAAGTCTTAAAAATCAATGAAGACTTAAAAAGCAAAAACATCCCAGCCGAGATGAAGGTCATTCAAGACACCAGTAAAAGAATCCGCGATAACGTTTACGATGTTTATGAGTCGATTTTATTCGGGGTCATTTTAACAGTCATCGTGGTTTATTTCTTCTTAGGAAGTATGAAGTCGACCCTGATCACGGGCTTTGCGTTACCGAACTCTTTATTGGGGGCCTGTATCGTGATGGGGATCTTTGGCTTTTCGATCAATATCATGAGCTTGTTGGCCATGAGCTTGGTGGTCGGTCTTTTAGTCGACGATGCTATCGTGGTGAGGGAAAATATTTTCCGTAAGTTAGAGGCCGGGTTGTCACCGAAAAAAGCGGCGGTCGTGGGTACCAATGAAGTGACCCTGGCGGTTGTGGCGACAACACTGACGATCTTGGCGGTTTTTGGCCCGATCGGAAATCTTCAAGGCATCGTGGGTCAGTTCTTTAAGCAGTTTGGTTTAACCATCTGCTTTGCCATGATCGTGAGCTTATTTGACGGTCTATTCGTGGCTCCGGCTTTGTCAGCTTATGTGGCGGGGACGCATTCTCATCATCCACCAACGAATCGTTTTGCGCGCTGGAATCATAATATGCTTAAGGCTTTTGACCGCTTCCAAGTGTGGTTGGAAAAAGGCTATGTGACGACCTTGCGGTGGGCCTTGGGTCATCCGATTAAAACTATCGTGGGCGCGATTGGAATTTTCATTTTCTCGATCTTTATTGCGTCTCGTGTTCCGTTTACCTTCTTGCCGGCCCAAGACAATGGTGAGTTCTATGTGCAATTTGAGTTAGCTCCGGGCGCCAGTCTTGATGGGACAGACTACGTCGGTCATCAGCTTGAAGAGCGGGCTCGCAAATTCCCTGAAGTTGAAGACATCTTAACCACGATTGGGTCGGGCAACCAAGAAAGCCATAAGGGCAGCCTGTTTGTGCGTTTGGTGCCCTCTAAAAAACGGACAAAGAACACCACCGCGATGAAGGCCGAACTTCGTGAAGCCTTTAAAGGTTTAGAAAAATACAACGTGATTGTCACCGACAATCCAGGTCAGCAGAACAGCCGTCAGTTCAACGTGAATATCGTGGGGCAAAATATGACGGAGCTGATTGAGTACTCGGAAAAAGTGTTGGCGTACTTAAAAAGCAATCCCAGCTTATCTCAGCCCGACAGCAGTTATCGTGCGGGTAAGCCCGAATTCCAAGTGCAGCTAAAACGTGATATCGCGCAAGCCTCAGGCGTGACCTTGACCAGCATCGGGATGGAGCTTCGTACTTTGATCGAAGGTCAAACGCCAGCGATTTATCGTGAAAACGGAGTGAACTATGACGTGCGTGTCCGCCTTCGTCCAGAAGAGCGTGATTTGCGTAATCAGTTTTCGACTCTGAAGGTTCCAAACTTAAGCCAACGCTTAGTTCCTTTGGCCAATGTGGCAAATTTAAAAGAAGCTCAAGGTCCTTCGGTGATCTTGCGTGAAAATCGAAATCGTTACGTTCAATTGTCCGCCGATATCACTCCTGGTGGGAAAGGACTTGGGGGCGTGATTAGTGAGCTTAAAACTTTAAGCCAAGGGGAACTTAAGCCTCCGGCGGGGGTGAGCTTTAGCTTCGTGGGGGAAGCCGAACGTTTTGCGGAACTTATGACAAACATCCTGGTCTCTTTAGGATTGGGTGTGATGTTTATCTTCTTGGTTTTGGCAAGCTTGTATGGGTCATTTATTACGCCATTTACAATTATGTCGGTGATTCCGCTGGCCGCTTGCGGGGCCTTTATTTCATTATTTGTGACTCGCTCAAGCTTTGACTTATTTTCGATGATTGGTTGTGTGATGTTGATGGGACTCGCGACCAAGAACTCGATCCTTTTGATTGACTCGGCGGCGGAACAACAACGTCATGGCGCTGATGTGAAGGAAGCCCTGGTGAAAGCCGGGGAAACTCGTTTAAGACCGATTATTATGACAAGTCTTGCTTTGATTGCCGGGATGGTTCCCGTGGCGATTGGTTTAAATGAGGCCTCAAAGTCACGTACCAGCTTAGGTATCGTGGTGATCGGGGGGACCATCAGTTCGACCTTATTGACGTTATATGTAATCCCCGCGTTGCACATTTACGTCGACCGCTTTCAAAACTGGTTTATGAAGCATTACCGCCGCATCTTTGGCCACGACGAAACAGTGGTTTAG
- a CDS encoding DUF4383 domain-containing protein — MELEREPQRKTTPHLRPSTKPSIAEERTLTAKFDRVSYAREATYALGAIFITIGLVGFVVDNLLAAHLSYAHNWIHLISGIVAITCAYLGRAAAQRFALGFGAFYGLLGILGFVLGTSAEATVGHTGRDASLWILSPGVLELGTSDHLLHIGFAAILLASALVHRQRRKDEGLIYH; from the coding sequence ATGGAACTTGAAAGAGAACCCCAGCGAAAAACAACACCTCATTTACGCCCCAGCACCAAACCATCCATCGCCGAAGAACGCACTTTAACGGCAAAATTTGATCGCGTCAGTTACGCCCGTGAGGCGACTTATGCCTTGGGAGCCATTTTTATCACCATCGGATTGGTGGGTTTTGTCGTCGATAACTTATTGGCGGCGCATTTAAGTTATGCGCACAACTGGATCCATCTTATTTCTGGGATTGTCGCGATCACTTGTGCTTACTTGGGGCGTGCAGCGGCCCAGCGTTTCGCTTTAGGATTTGGAGCCTTTTATGGTCTGCTTGGAATTTTAGGGTTTGTCTTAGGAACTTCGGCCGAAGCTACGGTGGGTCACACCGGTCGAGATGCTTCCCTGTGGATCCTTTCCCCAGGGGTCCTAGAGCTAGGTACGTCTGATCATCTCTTGCATATAGGGTTTGCCGCCATCTTGCTCGCTTCAGCGCTGGTTCATCGCCAGCGCCGCAAAGATGAAGGCCTTATTTATCACTAA
- a CDS encoding S1 family peptidase yields the protein MRFLLAAVAALVLAACGRSVNNQVESQPTTGIIGGTLVAEGTTIAQSIVGIYDAKNEAICTGSLIADGIVLTAAHCVFDSEPNKLQVIFATDVMAVMGTSEPDIKAELMRDVVDFKYHEKYNPDEQEENEFDWSDIALIKFKGTTPAGYKPAVMLQDPKAVRPGMKAVMAGYGVTSVKTYPVEARKVKNLKEAIANGDVICDDGYKDCEELSMSGDGELQETYATIAHVVRSEIRLDESEGRATCSGDSGGPIFLEQNGQYFIIGVTSRGSMLCNKVGVYTNVPYYRDWISFNLKKL from the coding sequence ATGCGTTTTCTATTGGCTGCAGTTGCGGCTTTGGTATTGGCGGCTTGCGGGCGCTCGGTGAACAATCAGGTTGAATCTCAGCCAACGACAGGGATTATTGGTGGGACTTTGGTCGCGGAAGGCACGACGATCGCTCAGAGCATCGTGGGAATCTATGACGCCAAGAATGAGGCTATCTGTACGGGTTCTTTGATTGCCGATGGCATCGTTTTAACTGCGGCACACTGTGTATTTGATTCTGAGCCCAATAAATTACAAGTCATCTTTGCAACCGACGTCATGGCCGTGATGGGAACTTCAGAGCCTGACATTAAAGCAGAGCTTATGCGTGACGTGGTGGATTTCAAATACCACGAAAAATACAATCCTGACGAACAAGAAGAAAACGAGTTTGATTGGTCTGATATCGCATTGATCAAGTTCAAAGGCACAACTCCAGCGGGTTACAAACCGGCGGTCATGTTGCAAGATCCAAAAGCGGTTCGCCCCGGAATGAAAGCCGTCATGGCCGGTTACGGAGTGACTTCGGTCAAGACTTATCCTGTTGAAGCGCGCAAGGTGAAGAATCTCAAAGAAGCCATCGCCAATGGGGATGTGATTTGTGATGACGGTTACAAAGACTGTGAAGAGCTCAGCATGTCTGGCGACGGCGAGCTTCAAGAGACTTACGCGACTATCGCGCACGTGGTACGCAGCGAAATTCGTTTGGATGAGTCTGAAGGCCGCGCGACTTGCAGTGGGGATTCTGGCGGGCCGATTTTCTTAGAACAAAATGGTCAGTATTTTATTATCGGCGTTACCAGCCGCGGCAGCATGTTGTGCAATAAAGTAGGCGTTTACACAAATGTTCCTTATTACCGTGACTGGATCAGCTTTAATCTTAAGAAACTTTAG
- a CDS encoding acyl-CoA dehydrogenase family protein, whose product MKNFYQEGPRLSNTYRSDSLLQNYLKKLLPPEAQKKALSHLDHLGERAVTDMLSWAEEAESFPPQHVPFDPWGRRIDDIKTSNGWKELEKVAAEEGIVATAYDREFGSFSRVYQMALLYLYSPSSAIFSCPLAMTDGAARAIELYGPPDLKERALPHLLSRDPKKFWTAGQWMTERTGGSDVSGTSTDALPYSEPSLFGATHALHGTKWFTSATTSQMALTLARPEGAVAGSRGLSLFYLELRDASERLNNIQIHRLKDKLGTKALPTAELSLQGTPARIIGGEGEGVKRIASVLNITRIYNSICALGHMRRALDLATDYSYKRKAFGKILMDHPLHKVTLQNLETEFRRCFALCFHVAHLLGQEEVGEISAANKVLLRALTPVLKLYTAKKAILISSEVVEMFGGAGYVEDTGLPRLLRDAQVFAIWEGTTNVLSLDMLRAFERDQALPILMDYFKNCQGAKEGHPGFMAQWNSLQKLLGSLSKAAPEEWETHARSLAFAVADTLSENLIASNF is encoded by the coding sequence ATGAAAAACTTTTATCAAGAGGGTCCCCGACTCTCAAACACCTATCGCTCTGACAGTCTTTTGCAAAACTACCTCAAAAAACTTCTGCCGCCAGAGGCTCAGAAAAAAGCTCTTTCCCACTTAGACCATTTAGGCGAAAGGGCGGTCACGGACATGCTCAGCTGGGCCGAAGAAGCGGAAAGCTTCCCGCCACAACATGTCCCCTTTGACCCTTGGGGCCGTCGTATTGACGACATCAAAACCTCGAATGGTTGGAAGGAGCTTGAAAAAGTCGCCGCCGAAGAGGGCATTGTCGCCACGGCCTATGACCGCGAGTTCGGATCCTTTTCCCGCGTCTATCAGATGGCCTTGCTTTACCTTTATTCACCGAGCTCTGCGATATTTTCGTGCCCGCTGGCAATGACTGACGGCGCTGCCCGGGCCATTGAGCTTTACGGCCCACCGGACTTAAAAGAACGAGCCCTTCCCCATTTGCTTTCTCGCGATCCTAAAAAGTTTTGGACGGCAGGACAGTGGATGACCGAACGAACCGGCGGGTCGGATGTCAGTGGCACGTCCACCGATGCTCTGCCGTATTCCGAACCCAGTTTGTTTGGCGCGACCCATGCTTTGCACGGTACTAAATGGTTCACCTCGGCCACGACTTCACAAATGGCTTTGACCTTAGCGCGACCTGAAGGGGCCGTCGCCGGATCTAGGGGTTTAAGTCTGTTCTATCTTGAGCTACGTGATGCTTCAGAGCGTTTGAACAATATCCAGATTCACCGCCTGAAAGACAAATTAGGAACAAAGGCACTGCCAACGGCAGAGCTCAGCTTGCAAGGAACCCCGGCCCGCATTATTGGCGGCGAGGGTGAGGGCGTAAAACGCATCGCCAGTGTTCTGAATATCACACGTATTTACAATTCGATCTGCGCCTTGGGACACATGCGCCGCGCTTTAGATTTGGCCACGGACTACTCTTATAAACGCAAAGCCTTCGGTAAAATCCTAATGGATCACCCGCTTCACAAAGTGACGCTGCAAAATCTCGAAACAGAATTCCGTCGTTGTTTTGCGTTGTGCTTTCACGTGGCTCATTTATTGGGTCAAGAAGAGGTCGGTGAAATCTCCGCCGCCAATAAAGTTTTATTGCGCGCCCTCACCCCGGTTTTAAAACTTTATACGGCGAAAAAAGCGATTTTGATTTCAAGCGAAGTGGTTGAAATGTTTGGCGGAGCCGGGTATGTCGAAGACACCGGATTGCCTCGTCTATTGCGTGACGCTCAAGTTTTTGCCATCTGGGAAGGTACGACCAATGTGCTTTCATTAGACATGCTCAGAGCTTTCGAGCGCGATCAAGCTTTGCCGATTTTGATGGATTACTTTAAGAACTGCCAAGGCGCTAAAGAAGGCCATCCCGGATTTATGGCGCAGTGGAATTCCTTACAAAAGCTGTTGGGCTCGCTTTCCAAAGCCGCCCCGGAAGAATGGGAAACCCATGCTCGCAGCCTGGCTTTCGCGGTGGCTGACACCCTCAGCGAAAACTTGATCGCATCCAACTTCTAA
- a CDS encoding mannose-1-phosphate guanylyltransferase/mannose-6-phosphate isomerase produces MIPVVLSGGSGTRLWPVSRQHMPKQFCNIFGKALQTLTLERCQKMGSAPWIVTSQTLKTLTELNLRQNNMNDVQVVYEPFGKNTAPAIAVLCQVLLAQGKGDEIAGVFPSDHLITQESNFLKVVKFASEVAANNRVVTLGIKPSYPETGYGYIQTQPQGFRKQDSWEAFPVIKFHEKPNQEKAEGFIAQGNFSWNAGIFVFKVSHMVGLFKKHQPEMWGLVSTLKKDLSNLEEIYAKVQNISIDYAIMEKLGGDELACIPAEFGWSDVGSWDAVASLEKGEKAIEVQASGNFVFGNKEKNYSVIGLNDVIVVDTADALMLVKKGMSQDVRHVVEALNKEKSPLTKDHIFEHRPWGYFEILKDTENFKSKVIRVHPHAQISYQSHAQREEHWTITKGSGEVVLNDEIIPVKAGTHIHIPLGAKHRIRNNTDQPLEFVEVQLGTYFGEDDIVRYQDDYQRK; encoded by the coding sequence TTGATACCTGTTGTATTGTCTGGAGGAAGTGGAACTCGTTTGTGGCCCGTTTCCCGCCAACACATGCCTAAACAATTCTGCAATATTTTCGGCAAAGCTTTGCAAACACTGACTTTAGAGCGCTGCCAGAAAATGGGATCAGCTCCTTGGATCGTCACTTCCCAAACTTTGAAAACTCTGACGGAACTGAATTTGCGTCAAAACAATATGAACGACGTGCAGGTCGTGTATGAACCTTTCGGAAAAAACACCGCACCGGCCATTGCTGTCCTTTGCCAAGTTTTACTAGCGCAAGGAAAGGGTGATGAGATCGCGGGCGTCTTCCCGTCAGACCACTTAATCACGCAAGAAAGTAATTTCTTAAAAGTGGTGAAATTTGCCTCTGAAGTGGCCGCTAATAATCGCGTGGTGACCTTGGGTATTAAGCCGTCTTATCCCGAAACGGGGTACGGCTATATTCAAACTCAACCGCAAGGCTTCCGCAAACAAGACTCTTGGGAAGCTTTTCCGGTTATTAAGTTCCATGAAAAACCCAATCAAGAAAAAGCCGAAGGCTTTATCGCGCAAGGAAACTTTAGCTGGAATGCGGGGATTTTTGTTTTTAAAGTTTCGCATATGGTGGGACTTTTTAAAAAACATCAGCCCGAAATGTGGGGCTTGGTTTCGACTTTAAAAAAAGATCTTTCAAACTTGGAAGAGATCTACGCAAAAGTGCAAAACATCTCTATTGACTATGCCATCATGGAAAAACTGGGTGGGGACGAACTTGCGTGTATTCCGGCAGAATTCGGCTGGAGTGACGTGGGTTCTTGGGATGCGGTGGCCAGCCTAGAAAAGGGCGAAAAAGCCATTGAGGTTCAGGCGTCGGGCAATTTTGTCTTCGGTAATAAAGAAAAGAACTATTCCGTGATCGGTCTGAATGATGTCATCGTGGTCGACACGGCAGATGCGTTGATGCTGGTAAAAAAAGGCATGTCTCAAGATGTTCGTCACGTGGTGGAAGCTTTGAATAAAGAAAAATCGCCGCTGACGAAAGACCATATCTTTGAACACCGACCCTGGGGTTATTTCGAGATTTTAAAAGACACGGAAAACTTTAAGTCCAAGGTGATTCGTGTTCATCCGCACGCCCAGATCTCTTATCAATCTCACGCTCAGCGTGAAGAGCATTGGACGATCACCAAAGGCTCTGGCGAAGTGGTGCTCAATGATGAAATCATTCCGGTGAAAGCGGGCACGCATATTCATATTCCATTGGGGGCAAAACACCGTATTCGCAATAACACGGATCAGCCTTTAGAGTTCGTGGAAGTTCAATTAGGAACTTACTTCGGCGAAGATGATATCGTTCGCTATCAGGATGACTATCAACGTAAGTAG
- a CDS encoding DegT/DnrJ/EryC1/StrS family aminotransferase yields MSIPFIDLKAQYNALKTSIDSRIHKVLDHGAYVNGPEVVELEQTLAKYVGTKHCLTIANGTDALWVPLMALGIGQGDEVITTAFSFIATAETIVLAGAKPIYVDIDPKTFNIDPAKIEAAITPRTKAIMPVSLYGQIADMDKINAIAKKHNLHVIEDAAQSFGARYNDKRSGSMSIATGTSFFPAKPLGCYGDGGAIFTNDDSLAKIIKEIREHGSESRYYHTRLGINGRLDTIQCAVLLAKMERYDWELEQRQRVADRYNNAFSSIKADGFSTPFVASNCKSAWAQYTLTVKDRAGFQKKMQDAGVPTSVHYPRIMPDQPWYKEHTADPKQELPVARWAAEHVISIPIYPDMNDATQDKVIAAIKAAF; encoded by the coding sequence ATGTCTATCCCTTTTATCGACTTAAAAGCGCAATACAACGCACTTAAAACATCCATTGATTCTCGCATCCACAAAGTTCTTGATCACGGCGCTTACGTGAATGGACCTGAAGTTGTTGAACTTGAACAAACCCTTGCAAAATATGTTGGTACAAAACATTGCTTAACGATCGCTAACGGCACGGACGCTTTGTGGGTTCCTCTGATGGCTTTGGGAATTGGCCAAGGTGATGAAGTTATCACGACCGCATTTTCTTTTATCGCGACAGCCGAAACTATCGTGCTTGCCGGCGCAAAACCAATCTATGTCGACATTGATCCAAAAACTTTCAATATTGATCCAGCAAAAATTGAGGCGGCGATCACTCCGCGCACCAAAGCCATCATGCCGGTTTCTTTGTATGGACAGATCGCCGATATGGATAAAATCAATGCAATCGCTAAAAAGCACAACTTGCATGTGATCGAGGATGCGGCCCAAAGCTTTGGGGCACGATACAATGACAAACGCAGCGGCAGCATGTCGATCGCAACTGGCACAAGCTTCTTCCCGGCAAAACCCCTTGGTTGCTACGGTGATGGGGGCGCCATCTTCACTAACGATGACTCTTTAGCAAAAATCATCAAAGAAATTCGCGAGCACGGTTCTGAATCTCGCTATTACCACACGCGTTTGGGTATCAATGGTCGTTTGGATACCATTCAATGTGCGGTTCTTTTAGCTAAGATGGAACGTTATGACTGGGAATTGGAACAACGCCAACGCGTCGCAGATCGTTATAACAATGCCTTTTCTTCGATCAAAGCCGATGGATTCTCAACTCCGTTTGTGGCTTCCAACTGCAAATCTGCGTGGGCTCAGTACACATTGACGGTGAAAGACCGTGCGGGCTTCCAAAAGAAGATGCAAGACGCGGGCGTACCGACCTCTGTCCACTACCCACGCATTATGCCTGACCAACCGTGGTATAAAGAACACACGGCCGATCCAAAACAAGAACTTCCTGTTGCAAGATGGGCTGCGGAGCATGTAATCAGTATTCCTATTTACCCAGACATGAACGACGCGACCCAAGATAAAGTGATCGCGGCGATCAAAGCTGCATTTTAG
- the kdsA gene encoding 3-deoxy-8-phosphooctulonate synthase: MNTGFGPLAKPVTMKTPHGDITWGDGKNFVLFAGPDIIEDEGMVMETGKEIQRVTKALGIPWILKCSFDKANRQSASSFRGPGVNSALKSLEKIKGELNCALLTDVHETIQVKETAEVADVLQIPAFLSRQTDLLVETAKTGKIIHIKKGQFLAPWDMKAIAAKAVNAGNDKILLCERGTTFGYNRLINDMTGLVEMRRLGFPVVMDCTHSTQLPGATGESSGGRGDMVWPLGRAAMAVGVDGIFLETHPNPEKALCDGPTSLRLRDLEGVLTNLKKIFTTHF; encoded by the coding sequence ATGAACACTGGCTTCGGTCCCTTAGCTAAACCTGTTACCATGAAAACTCCGCACGGAGACATCACCTGGGGTGATGGCAAAAACTTCGTGCTTTTCGCCGGCCCCGATATCATCGAAGACGAAGGCATGGTGATGGAGACAGGAAAGGAAATCCAACGCGTGACCAAAGCTTTGGGCATTCCTTGGATCTTGAAATGTTCTTTTGACAAAGCCAATCGCCAAAGTGCTTCTAGCTTCCGTGGCCCGGGTGTCAACTCGGCGCTGAAGTCTTTAGAAAAAATCAAAGGTGAATTGAATTGCGCACTGTTGACCGATGTTCACGAAACTATTCAAGTCAAAGAAACCGCGGAAGTGGCCGACGTTCTGCAAATCCCGGCGTTTTTGTCTCGTCAAACAGACTTGCTTGTTGAAACGGCAAAAACGGGCAAAATCATTCACATCAAAAAAGGTCAGTTCTTAGCCCCTTGGGATATGAAAGCAATTGCTGCTAAAGCCGTGAATGCAGGCAATGATAAAATTCTTCTTTGCGAAAGAGGAACAACTTTCGGTTACAACCGCTTGATCAACGATATGACAGGCCTTGTGGAAATGCGCCGCTTGGGCTTTCCGGTTGTTATGGATTGCACTCACTCGACTCAACTTCCAGGTGCTACCGGCGAAAGCTCTGGCGGCCGTGGAGACATGGTATGGCCTTTGGGTCGTGCCGCGATGGCGGTGGGCGTGGATGGTATTTTCTTAGAAACTCATCCAAATCCTGAAAAAGCTCTTTGCGATGGCCCTACTTCACTGCGTTTAAGAGACCTTGAAGGTGTGTTGACGAACTTGAAAAAGATTTTCACAACTCATTTCTAA
- a CDS encoding lysylphosphatidylglycerol synthase transmembrane domain-containing protein produces the protein MVKKHAKNILIQSAKVVFSAGIIYWLVQSGKLNFSALKNFLSPGVAALGLGLILTNLFFVSERWRILIRSQGLPAHVFPVFKLSLIGSFFNFAMPGGVGGDVIKAFYFTRDNPGSKVVAVTSVLMDRILGLFAMIIMALTVMLWDIQHIVKTPALLTLFWFILSLFIVFCVALALIFSPYLYKREILKRVILKLPLSEKFMKLYESVHLYGKDGKRFFAVIIISLIAQVGTILFLYLAGNLAGFSEVPLNTYFLVAPLGFMATAIPISPAGVGVGQAAFYFLFNIYLGEQTEIGPTIITALQVGMFLISLSGAFFYLRRGDRTKASDIEQLA, from the coding sequence ATGGTTAAAAAGCACGCCAAGAACATCCTGATTCAATCTGCAAAGGTTGTGTTTTCAGCCGGTATCATTTACTGGCTGGTGCAATCAGGAAAGCTTAACTTTTCTGCGCTAAAAAATTTCTTAAGCCCTGGTGTTGCGGCACTGGGTTTAGGACTTATTTTAACGAACTTGTTTTTTGTAAGTGAGCGCTGGCGTATTTTGATTCGCTCCCAAGGGCTTCCTGCTCACGTCTTCCCTGTTTTCAAATTAAGCCTGATTGGTTCCTTCTTTAATTTTGCCATGCCTGGCGGCGTGGGTGGTGACGTTATTAAGGCGTTTTATTTCACTCGCGACAACCCCGGCAGCAAAGTCGTGGCGGTGACCAGCGTGCTTATGGATCGCATCTTGGGCCTATTTGCCATGATCATCATGGCGCTCACCGTGATGCTTTGGGATATCCAGCACATCGTAAAAACACCTGCTCTTTTGACCTTGTTCTGGTTTATTCTGTCTTTGTTCATTGTTTTCTGTGTGGCTTTAGCTCTGATTTTTTCGCCTTATCTTTATAAGCGCGAAATTTTAAAAAGAGTTATCTTAAAACTGCCTTTGTCTGAAAAGTTTATGAAGCTGTATGAAAGTGTTCACCTTTACGGAAAAGACGGAAAACGTTTTTTTGCGGTCATCATCATCAGCCTTATCGCCCAGGTTGGAACGATCTTGTTTTTATATTTAGCCGGAAATTTGGCGGGCTTTTCTGAAGTTCCTTTAAACACCTACTTCTTAGTAGCCCCCTTAGGCTTTATGGCGACGGCCATTCCCATTTCACCTGCGGGTGTGGGCGTGGGACAAGCGGCCTTTTATTTCTTGTTTAATATTTATCTGGGTGAACAGACCGAAATCGGTCCGACCATTATCACAGCCCTGCAAGTCGGCATGTTTCTGATCAGCTTGTCCGGTGCCTTCTTTTACTTGCGCCGTGGTGATCGCACCAAAGCCAGCGACATTGAACAGCTGGCTTAG